Proteins from a genomic interval of Zonotrichia leucophrys gambelii isolate GWCS_2022_RI chromosome 5, RI_Zleu_2.0, whole genome shotgun sequence:
- the LOC135448419 gene encoding pepsin A-like, with protein MKLLLLLALVGLAQGLETRVPLRKMKSLRQRLREQGLLESYLEQHPYNLAAKYFPGIAVEPLENYMDDEYFGTISIGTPPQEFTVVFDTGSSNLWVPSVFCSSPACRNHNRFNPAESSTFLSTNDTLFIAYGTGSMTGVLGYDTVDVAGINVRNQIFGLAETEPGDFFYYTPFDGILGLAFPSIASSGATPVFDNMMTENLVDRNLFSVYLSRDDEGGSFVLFGAIDPYYTTRGISWIPLSAETYWQISMQSVSVSGTPVACSSGCQAIVDTGTTLLAVPIRAFRTLMRLLGASSSGEISCEAVRNLPSLIFHINGKQFPVPPRAYVLRSNGYCSLALQGMDVPTEEGELWILGDVFIREYYVIFDRANNKVGLSRLP; from the exons atgaagctgctcctgctcctcgcCCTGGTGGGCCTGGCCCAGGGCCTCGAGACCAG GGTGCCCCTGAGGAAGATGAAGTCGCTGCGGCAGAGGCTGCGGGAGCAGGGATTGCTGGAGAGTTACCTGGAGCAGCATCCCTACAACCTGGCTGCCAAGTATTTCCCGGGCATCGCCGTGGAGCCCCTGGAGAACTACATGGAt GATGAGTACTTTGGCACCATCTCCATTGGGACCCCACCTCAGGAATTCACTGTGGTCTTCGACACCGGCTCCTCCAACCTCTGGGTTCCCTCAGTcttctgctccagcccagcctgca GGAACCACAACCGCTTCAATCCCGCGGAATCCTCCACGTTCCTCAGCACCAATGACACCCTGTTCATTGCCTACGGCACGGGAAGCATGACCGGGGTCCTGGGATACGACACCGTCGAC GTTGCCGGCATCAACGTCCGCAACCAGATTTTTGGGCTGGCTGAGACAGAGCCAGGGGATTTTTTCTACTACACCCCCTTTGATGGCATCCTGGGATTGGCATTCCCAAGCATTGCCTCCTCCGGAGCCACCCCTGTCTTCGACAACATGATGACGGAAAACCTCGTGGATAGGAATCTTTTCTCTGTCTACCTGAGCAG GGACGACGAAGGTGGGAGCTTTGTCCTCTTCGGTGCCATCGATCCCTACTACACCACCAGAGGCATCTCCTGGATCCCTCTCTCTGCTGAAACCTACTGGCAGATCTCCATGCAGAG TGTCTCTGTCAGCGGGACTCCGGTAGCCTGTTCCTCGGGGTGCCAGGCCATTGTGGATACAGGAACCACTCTGTTGGCTGTTCCTATCCGGGCCTTCCGCACCCTCATGAGGCTCCTTGGTGCCAGCTCCAGTGGTGAG ATCAGCTGTGAGGCCGTCAGAAACCTTCCCAGCCTCATCTTCCATATCAATGGCAAACAATTCCCAGTGCCGCCCAGAGCCTACGTGTTAAGG AGTAACGGGTACTGCAGCCTGGCATTGCAAGGCATGGATGTGCCCACGGAGGAGGGCGAGCTCTGGATCCTGGGGGATGTCTTTATCCGGGAGTATTACGTCATCTTCGACAGGGCCAACAACAAGGTGGGGCTGTCCcggctgccctga